The following are encoded in a window of Etheostoma cragini isolate CJK2018 chromosome 7, CSU_Ecrag_1.0, whole genome shotgun sequence genomic DNA:
- the ccm2l gene encoding cerebral cavernous malformations 2 protein-like, which translates to MDYEPKKSKKSFVSPIKRLVWSKSSRRPVDRGSVYRRPLHTVPLYPPDYLIHPERLIFDYVEKEVKFLGHLTWVSVSLNPSSRDELLQLLDTARQLKVLPLKTSVDQDCILSLSARCLLLTWRDNEKLLVRIPTHEIAAASYLRDDALHLLVLKTGLNVDTVVAGDDSLDRKKPTGVDGRRQTMSCNADPRPAGGTMERRHTICGVDWRPSLSRSSHDKNQNVERREGAGGGGGERGGGERGGGGGSLERKRVGGSWERRQQTRKTGGSWENRRARPMSGSWGVGVGLGGGGGGGGGSWERRHVGGGGGGSWERRGGGGGGSGGSWERRQACTGSWERGKSYGSWERRNHNPLEPTPCPDAYCNLVILAVENRDAAEEYCSLICQMFQIIYGHQTIECVDRAGFHHSMPDRYWLQRSDSSLTDMSYGYDPEFSCCSSYDGSQDAFELYYSETYSESSSLSPQDSHRSLASASDGGDSNPTLLLMQEYMITLRNKLIPVELQHFAVLLREYRLGSNIDHFCSELLQLYGDNRKFLLMGMRPFIPDKDLGVFESFLDSIGIREGGILTDSFGRIKRSMSNTSATAVRGYDNGSLASGSQEFNRRMTDITHDIQALGFQDTHGDIEEEDYYL; encoded by the exons ATGGACTATGAACCCAAGAAATCCAAGAAG AGTTTTGTCTCTCCTATCAAGCGGCTGGTTTGGTCAAAGTCCAGTCGTAGGCCGGTGGATCGGGGCAGCGTTTACCGGCGCCCGCTACACACCGTTCCTCTCTACCCCCCCGACTATCTCATCCACCCGGAGAGACTCATCTTCGACTACGTAGAGAAGGAGGTCAAG TTCCTCGGCCACCTGACCTGGGTGTCGGTTTCCCTGAACCCCTCCAGCCGAGAcgagctgctgcagctgctggacACAGCCAGG CAGTTGAAGGTGCTGCCGTTGAAGACCAGCGTGGATCAGGACTGCATTCTGAGTCTGTCCGCTCGCTGTCTGCTGCTGACGTGGAGAGACAACGAGAAGCTGCTGGTGAGGATCCCCACACACGAGATCGCGGCTGCCTCCTACCTGAGAGACGACGCACTGCACCTGCTGGTCCTAAAGACAG GTCTGAACGTGGATACAGTGGTTGCCGGGGACGACAGCCTGGACAGGAAAAAGCCAACGGGCGTAGACGGCCGCCGTCAAACCATGAGCTGCAACGCCGACCCCCGGCCCGCAGGGGGCACCATGGAGCGGCGGCACACCATCTGCGGAGTCGACTGGAGGCCCTCCCTGTCCCGCAGCAGCCACGACAAAAACCAGAATGtggagaggagggaaggagcaggaggaggaggaggagagagaggcgggggggagagaggaggaggaggagggagtttAGAGAGGAAGAGGGTGGGAGGGAGCTGGGAGAGGAGGCAGCAAACGCGTAAAACCGGAGGAAGCTGGGAGAACCGCAGAGCAAGACCCATGAGCGGGagctggggggtgggggtgggtttGGGAGGGGGTGGCGGTGGCGGTGGAGGGAGCTGGGAGAGGAGGCATGTgggaggtgggggaggagggagctgggagaggaggggaggaggtggTGGCGGCAGTGGGGGGAGCTGGGAGCGGCGACAAGCCTGCACAGGAAGCTGGGAACGGGGGAAGAGCTACGGCAGCTGGGAGAGGAGGAACCACAACCCGCTGGAGCCCACGCCCTGCCCCGACGCCTACTGCAACCTGGTCATCCTGGCTGTGGAGAACAGG gatgcTGCAGAGGAGTACTGTTCTCTGATCTGTCAGATGTTCCAGATCATTTACGGCCATCAGACCATTGAGTGTGTCGACAGAGCCGGGTTTCATCACTCCATGCCGGACCGCTATTGGCTGCAGAGGA GTGACAGCTCACTGACTGACATGTCCTATGGCTATGATCCAGAGTTTAGCTGCTGCAGCTCATA tGATGGCTCCCAGGATGCCTTTGAGCTCTACTACAGTGAGACGTACAGTGAGAGTTCATCTCTCTCGCCGCAGGACTCCCATCGCAGTCTGGCTTCAGCCAGTGACGGAGGAGACAGTAACCCCACCTTGCTGTTGATGCAGGAGTACATGatcacg ctgcgTAACAAGCTGATTCCGGTGGAGTTGCAGCACTTTGCCGTGCTGCTGAGAGAATACAGACTAGGATCAAACATTGACCACTTCTGCTCCGAGCTGCTGCAACTGTATGGTGACAACCGCAAGTTCCTGCTGATGG GCATGCGTCCGTTCATCCCAGACAAAGACCTCGGGGTGTTTGAGAGTTTCCTGGACAGCATCGGGATCCGGGAGGGGGGCATTCTAACGGACAGCTTTGGACGCATCAAACGCAGCATGAGCAACACGTCGGCTACGGCCGTGAGAGG gTATGATAACGGCTCTCTGGCCTCAGGATCGCAAGAATTCAACCGACGCATGACTGACATCACACACGACATCCAGGCGCTGGGCTTCCAGGACACACACGGAGACATTGAGGAGGAAGACTACTACCTGTGA